In Georgenia soli, a genomic segment contains:
- a CDS encoding aspartate aminotransferase family protein: MTAPQDVRAGRARELDRAHIFHSWSAQAGLDPMTVVTGRGCEVVDEDGRTYLDFSSQLVNLNIGHGHPRVVAAIQEQAGLLATVAPGYANLARGEAAERILSHAPDGFTKVFFTNGGADANENAIRMARLHTGRDKVISFYRSYHGNTGAAIVATGDWRRVPNEYARGHVHVFGPFLYRSEFWASTEAEECERALHHLERVVQAEGPSSVAAILLETVVGTGGVLVPPPGYLPGVREIADRYGIVLILDEVMAGFGRTGSWFALDQHDVVPHLITFAKGVNSGYVPAGGVILSAEISATFDDRVFPGGLTYSGHPLAMASIVAALDAMAEEGVVENAARIGEDVLGPGLRTLAARHPLVGEVRGTGVFWALDLVLDRSTREPVPAAEVVAMRAALAARGLLAFVADNRIHVVPPCVVTDQEVARALAIYDEVLTDAEERLLG, encoded by the coding sequence GTGACCGCACCCCAGGACGTCCGGGCCGGCCGGGCCCGCGAGCTCGACCGCGCCCACATCTTCCACTCCTGGTCGGCGCAGGCGGGGCTCGACCCGATGACTGTCGTCACGGGCCGGGGCTGCGAGGTCGTGGACGAGGACGGACGCACCTACCTCGACTTCTCCTCCCAGCTGGTCAACCTCAACATCGGGCACGGGCACCCCCGGGTGGTGGCCGCGATCCAGGAGCAGGCCGGGCTGCTGGCCACCGTGGCGCCCGGGTACGCCAACCTCGCGCGCGGCGAGGCGGCCGAGCGGATCCTCTCCCACGCCCCGGACGGCTTCACCAAGGTGTTCTTCACCAACGGCGGTGCCGACGCGAACGAGAACGCCATCCGGATGGCCCGGCTGCACACCGGCCGGGACAAGGTGATCTCCTTCTACCGCTCGTACCACGGCAACACGGGCGCCGCGATCGTCGCGACCGGCGACTGGCGGCGCGTCCCCAACGAGTACGCACGCGGCCACGTGCACGTCTTCGGGCCGTTCCTGTACCGCTCGGAGTTCTGGGCCAGCACCGAGGCCGAGGAGTGCGAGCGGGCGCTCCACCACCTCGAGCGGGTCGTCCAGGCCGAGGGCCCGAGCTCGGTCGCCGCGATCCTTCTCGAGACCGTCGTCGGCACCGGCGGGGTGCTCGTCCCGCCGCCGGGCTACCTCCCCGGCGTGCGCGAGATCGCGGACCGGTACGGGATCGTGCTGATCCTCGACGAGGTGATGGCCGGGTTCGGGCGGACCGGCTCCTGGTTCGCCCTGGACCAGCACGACGTCGTGCCCCACCTGATCACGTTCGCCAAGGGTGTGAACTCCGGGTACGTCCCCGCCGGCGGCGTGATCCTCAGCGCCGAGATCTCGGCCACGTTCGACGACAGGGTCTTCCCCGGCGGGCTCACCTACTCGGGGCACCCGCTCGCCATGGCCTCGATCGTCGCCGCGCTCGACGCCATGGCGGAGGAAGGGGTCGTCGAGAACGCCGCCCGCATCGGCGAGGACGTGCTGGGCCCCGGGCTGCGGACCCTGGCGGCGCGCCACCCCCTCGTCGGAGAGGTGCGTGGCACCGGCGTGTTCTGGGCGCTGGACCTGGTGCTGGACAGGTCGACCCGGGAGCCGGTGCCGGCGGCGGAGGTCGTGGCCATGCGGGCCGCGCTCGCGGCCCGGGGGCTGCTGGCGTTCGTCGCCGACAACCGGATCCACGTGGTCCCGCCTTGCGTGGTGACCGACCAGGAGGTCGCTCGGGCGCTGGCGATCTACGACGAGGTCCTCACCGACGCCGAGGAGCGCCTGCTGGGGTGA
- the ileS gene encoding isoleucine--tRNA ligase, which yields MADQPQRYPLHRPGETVASSPSFPALEQEVLEYWEQDDTFVASVENRPAGKDGENEFVFYDGPPFANGLPHYGHLLTGYVKDVVGRFQTQLGRRVERRFGWDTHGLPAELEAERQLGIKDKSEIEAMGIEAFNKACQDSVLRYTDEWQEYVTRQARWVDFEHDYKTLDVTFMESVVWAFKQLYDKGLAYEGYRVLPYCWNDQTPLSNHELRMDDDVYQNRQDPSVTVGVRLETGELALIWTTTPWTLPSNLAVAVGPDIDYVTVRPAEGPLAGERVLLARARLASYARELGEEPEVVATAKGSELAGRRYAPIFDYYVDHEAPGPNAWTVLAAEYVSTEDGTGLVHQAPAFGEDDMAVCAAAGIGTVVPVDDGARFTSEVPDYAGTQVFEANRAIVADLRNGTGPLARLPEDRRAVLVRHETYDHSYPHCWRCRQPLIYKAVTSWFIRVTEFRDRMVELNQDITWVPEHIKDGQFGHWLAGARDWSISRNRYWGTPIPVWVSDDPAYPRTDVYGSLAELEADFGRLPLDRDGKPNLHRPFIDELTRPNPDDPTGRSTMRRIPDILDVWFDSGSMPYAQVHYPFENREWFEHHYPGDFIVEYIGQTRGWFYTLHVLATALFDRPAFRTSVSHGIVLGSDGRKMSKSLRNYPDVSEVLDRDGSDAMRWFLMASPVVRGGNLIVTEEGIRENVRQVLLPLWNTWYFFALYAGTLDGGAGYLAKGVDLTDPEAVRSLHVMDRYLLARTRDLATGVREQMEAYDIPGACQAVREHLDLLTNWYVRTSRDRFWSEDRGAFDTLYTALETLTRVMAPLAPLVTEEVWRGLTGGRSVHLTDWPELATAEGTEDEDRRIVEAMDAVREVVSVTHALRKAAKIRVRQPLRRLTVVVDDPAALEPFAALVASEVNVKEVELLSPAQSDISVVHELKVQPRELDPAKRRQTQQIFAAAREGRWHGPDGDGAIAVEGLQLDGAPLTLVPGEYELATVIDLGAQADGAADVLPAGGFVVLDLAVDDELAAEGYARDLVRQVQDERKASGLYVADRIRLEITVPAERVDWVETHRDLIAHETLALEVAVVAGDGEGPRVAVTKLEA from the coding sequence TTGGCCGACCAGCCGCAGCGCTACCCCCTGCACCGACCGGGCGAGACGGTCGCGTCCTCACCCAGCTTCCCCGCCCTGGAGCAGGAGGTGCTGGAGTACTGGGAGCAGGACGACACCTTCGTCGCCTCCGTCGAGAACCGTCCCGCCGGCAAGGACGGCGAGAACGAGTTCGTCTTCTACGACGGCCCGCCCTTCGCCAACGGCCTGCCCCACTACGGGCACCTGCTCACCGGGTACGTCAAGGACGTCGTCGGCCGCTTCCAGACCCAGCTCGGCCGCCGGGTCGAGCGGCGCTTCGGCTGGGACACCCACGGGCTGCCCGCCGAGCTCGAGGCGGAGCGCCAGCTCGGCATCAAGGACAAGTCCGAGATCGAGGCCATGGGCATCGAGGCCTTCAACAAGGCTTGCCAGGACTCCGTGCTGCGCTACACCGACGAGTGGCAGGAGTACGTCACGCGCCAGGCCCGCTGGGTCGACTTCGAGCACGACTACAAGACCCTCGACGTGACCTTCATGGAGTCGGTCGTCTGGGCGTTCAAGCAGCTCTACGACAAGGGCCTGGCCTACGAGGGCTACCGCGTCCTGCCCTACTGCTGGAACGACCAGACGCCGCTGTCCAACCACGAGCTGCGCATGGACGACGACGTCTACCAGAACCGCCAGGACCCCTCGGTCACGGTCGGCGTGCGGCTGGAGACCGGCGAGCTCGCCCTCATCTGGACGACGACGCCCTGGACCCTTCCCTCGAACCTCGCCGTCGCCGTCGGCCCGGACATCGACTACGTCACCGTGCGCCCCGCCGAGGGGCCGCTCGCGGGGGAGCGTGTGCTGCTCGCCCGGGCCAGGCTCGCCTCCTACGCCCGCGAGCTGGGCGAGGAGCCGGAGGTCGTCGCCACCGCGAAGGGCTCCGAGCTGGCCGGGCGCCGCTACGCCCCGATCTTCGACTACTACGTCGACCACGAGGCCCCGGGGCCCAACGCCTGGACCGTGCTCGCCGCCGAGTACGTCAGCACGGAGGACGGCACCGGCCTGGTGCACCAGGCGCCCGCCTTCGGCGAGGACGACATGGCCGTCTGCGCCGCCGCGGGCATCGGGACGGTCGTGCCCGTCGACGACGGCGCGAGGTTCACCTCCGAGGTCCCCGACTACGCGGGCACCCAGGTCTTCGAGGCGAACCGGGCGATCGTCGCCGACCTCCGGAACGGCACCGGCCCGCTGGCCCGGCTCCCCGAGGACCGGCGCGCCGTGCTGGTGCGCCACGAGACGTACGACCACTCCTACCCGCACTGCTGGCGGTGCCGCCAGCCCCTCATCTACAAGGCGGTCACGTCCTGGTTCATCCGGGTCACCGAGTTCCGCGACCGGATGGTCGAGCTCAACCAGGACATCACCTGGGTGCCCGAGCACATCAAGGACGGGCAGTTCGGGCACTGGCTCGCCGGCGCCCGCGACTGGTCGATCTCTCGCAACCGGTACTGGGGCACCCCGATCCCGGTGTGGGTCTCGGACGACCCGGCCTACCCGCGCACCGACGTCTACGGCTCCCTCGCCGAGCTCGAGGCGGACTTCGGGCGCCTGCCGCTGGACCGCGACGGGAAGCCGAACCTGCACCGGCCGTTCATCGACGAGCTCACCCGGCCCAACCCGGACGACCCCACGGGGAGGTCCACGATGCGCCGCATCCCGGACATCCTCGACGTGTGGTTCGACTCCGGCTCCATGCCCTACGCCCAGGTCCACTACCCGTTCGAGAACCGGGAGTGGTTCGAGCACCACTACCCGGGTGACTTCATCGTCGAGTACATCGGGCAGACTCGCGGGTGGTTCTACACGCTGCACGTCCTGGCCACCGCCCTGTTCGACCGGCCGGCGTTCCGCACCTCCGTCTCGCACGGCATCGTGCTCGGCTCCGACGGGCGCAAGATGAGCAAGTCCCTGCGCAACTACCCGGACGTCAGCGAGGTGCTCGACCGCGACGGCTCCGACGCGATGCGCTGGTTCCTCATGGCGTCCCCGGTCGTGCGCGGCGGCAACCTCATCGTCACCGAGGAGGGCATCCGCGAGAACGTCCGCCAGGTGCTGCTGCCGCTGTGGAACACCTGGTACTTCTTCGCCCTCTACGCCGGCACCCTCGACGGCGGGGCCGGCTACCTGGCCAAGGGCGTCGACCTCACCGACCCGGAGGCGGTCCGGTCCCTGCACGTGATGGACCGCTACCTCCTGGCCCGCACCCGCGATCTCGCGACCGGCGTGCGCGAGCAGATGGAGGCCTACGACATCCCGGGCGCCTGCCAGGCGGTGCGCGAGCACCTCGACCTGCTCACCAACTGGTACGTGCGCACCTCGCGCGACCGGTTCTGGTCCGAGGACCGCGGTGCGTTCGACACCCTGTACACCGCCCTGGAGACCCTCACCCGGGTGATGGCCCCGCTCGCACCGCTCGTGACGGAGGAGGTGTGGCGCGGCCTGACGGGGGGACGCAGCGTCCACCTGACCGACTGGCCCGAGCTGGCGACGGCGGAGGGCACCGAGGACGAGGACCGGCGGATCGTCGAGGCCATGGACGCCGTCCGCGAGGTCGTCTCGGTCACCCACGCGCTGCGCAAGGCCGCGAAGATCCGGGTGCGCCAGCCGCTGCGGCGCCTGACCGTCGTGGTCGACGACCCAGCGGCCCTCGAGCCGTTCGCCGCCCTGGTCGCCTCCGAGGTCAACGTCAAGGAGGTCGAGCTCCTGAGCCCGGCGCAGTCGGACATCTCGGTGGTGCACGAGCTGAAGGTCCAGCCCCGCGAGCTCGACCCCGCCAAGCGCCGGCAGACCCAGCAGATCTTCGCCGCCGCGCGGGAGGGCCGCTGGCACGGGCCCGACGGGGACGGGGCGATCGCCGTCGAGGGTCTGCAGCTCGACGGCGCACCGCTGACGCTGGTGCCCGGCGAGTACGAGCTCGCCACGGTGATCGACCTCGGCGCGCAGGCCGACGGTGCGGCCGACGTCCTGCCCGCCGGCGGCTTCGTGGTCCTGGACCTCGCGGTCGACGACGAGCTCGCCGCCGAGGGCTACGCCCGCGACCTGGTCCGCCAGGTCCAGGACGAGCGCAAGGCGTCCGGCCTGTACGTCGCCGACCGGATCCGCCTGGAGATCACCGTGCCCGCCGAGCGCGTCGACTGGGTCGAGACCCACCGCGACCTCATCGCCCACGAGACTCTCGCCCTGGAGGTCGCCGTCGTCGCGGGCGACGGCGAGGGACCGCGGGTCGCCGTCACGAAGCTGGAGGCCTGA
- a CDS encoding CoA-acylating methylmalonate-semialdehyde dehydrogenase produces the protein MTTAQTTTSPPATSVVAHWVDGGPFAGTSTRSGEVFDPATGEVARRVAHASAEDVDAAVASARAAFPAWRDTSLARRTQVLFAFRELLAARREELAAVLTAEHGKVLSDALGEVSRGLEVVEFACGIPHLLKGATSENVSTGVDVSSVHQPLGPVAIISPFNFPAMVPMWFFPIAIAAGNTVVLKPSEKDPSASLWMAERLAEAGLPAGVFNVVQGERTAVDALLTHPDIRAVSFVGSTPVARHVYETATAHGKRVQALGGAKNHMVVLPDADLDLAADAAVNAGYGSAGERCMAVSALVVVEPVADELVARIAERSRALRVGDGRRGCDMGPLITRAHRDRVAGYVDAGREAGAEVVLDGRGVEADGGADGFWLGPTLLDRVTPAMSVYTDEIFGPVLSVLRVGSYEEAVDLINANPYGNGTAIFTADGGAARRFAGDVEVGMVGINVPIPVPVGYHSFGGWKSSLFGDSHAYGPDGVHFFTRTKAITTRWPAPSHGGINLGFPQHT, from the coding sequence ATGACCACCGCCCAGACCACCACGTCCCCGCCCGCCACCTCCGTGGTGGCGCACTGGGTGGACGGAGGGCCGTTCGCCGGCACCTCCACCCGTTCCGGGGAGGTGTTCGACCCGGCGACCGGTGAGGTGGCCCGCCGGGTCGCGCACGCCTCGGCGGAGGACGTCGACGCCGCCGTCGCGTCGGCGAGGGCCGCCTTCCCCGCCTGGCGGGACACCTCCCTCGCTCGCCGCACGCAGGTGCTGTTCGCGTTCCGCGAGCTGCTCGCCGCACGCCGGGAGGAGCTCGCGGCGGTCCTCACGGCCGAGCACGGCAAGGTGCTCTCCGACGCCCTCGGCGAGGTCAGCCGGGGCCTCGAGGTGGTCGAGTTCGCCTGCGGGATCCCGCACCTGCTCAAGGGCGCCACCTCGGAGAACGTCTCCACGGGCGTCGACGTCTCGTCGGTGCACCAGCCCCTGGGGCCGGTGGCGATCATCTCGCCGTTCAACTTCCCGGCCATGGTGCCGATGTGGTTCTTCCCGATCGCGATCGCCGCGGGGAACACGGTGGTGCTCAAGCCCTCGGAGAAGGACCCGTCGGCCTCGCTGTGGATGGCGGAGCGCCTCGCCGAGGCCGGCCTGCCGGCCGGGGTGTTCAACGTCGTGCAGGGCGAGAGGACCGCCGTCGACGCCCTGCTGACCCACCCCGACATCAGGGCGGTCTCCTTCGTCGGCTCCACACCGGTGGCGCGGCACGTCTACGAGACCGCCACCGCCCACGGCAAGCGGGTCCAGGCGCTCGGCGGCGCCAAGAACCACATGGTCGTCCTGCCCGACGCCGACCTCGACCTCGCCGCGGACGCCGCCGTCAACGCCGGGTACGGCTCGGCGGGGGAGCGGTGCATGGCCGTCTCGGCCCTCGTCGTCGTCGAGCCCGTGGCCGACGAGCTCGTCGCCAGGATCGCCGAGCGCTCGCGGGCCCTGCGGGTCGGTGACGGACGGCGGGGCTGCGACATGGGCCCCCTTATCACCCGCGCCCACCGCGACCGGGTGGCCGGGTACGTCGACGCCGGCCGGGAGGCCGGCGCCGAGGTGGTGCTCGACGGGCGCGGCGTCGAGGCCGACGGCGGGGCGGACGGCTTCTGGCTCGGCCCCACGCTGCTGGACCGGGTCACCCCGGCGATGAGCGTGTACACCGACGAGATCTTCGGCCCGGTCCTGTCGGTGCTGCGGGTCGGCAGCTACGAGGAGGCGGTCGACCTGATCAACGCCAACCCGTACGGCAACGGCACCGCCATCTTCACGGCCGACGGCGGAGCCGCCCGCCGGTTCGCCGGCGACGTCGAGGTGGGCATGGTCGGCATCAACGTGCCGATCCCCGTCCCGGTGGGGTACCACTCCTTCGGCGGGTGGAAGAGCTCCCTCTTCGGCGACTCCCACGCCTACGGCCCCGACGGCGTCCACTTCTTCACCCGCACCAAGGCGATCACCACCCGGTGGCCCGCCCCCAGCCACGGCGGCATCAACCTCGGGTTCCCCCAGCACACCTGA
- a CDS encoding TIGR03842 family LLM class F420-dependent oxidoreductase, translating into MDFGVVLQNNPPASRVVDLARLAETHGFSHVWTFDSHLLWQEPFVVYSQILAHTRKVVVGPMVTNPITRDVTVTASAFATLNEMFGNRTVCGIGRGDSAVRVLNGRPATLAQLRDAVHVIRELGNARPVEINGSSVRFPWTLSSRLEVWVAGYGPRTLALTGDVADGFILQLADPDVTAWTIRVVREAAERAGRDPDSLQFCVAAPMYVGEDRPHMHDQTRWFGGMVGNHVAELVARYGADSDLPRSLTDYIAGRRGYDYNQHGRAGNTHTDFVPDEVVERFCLLGPWPEHVARLKELAALGVTQFAGYLMHDNKEETLREYGEHVIPALRAHVLAKA; encoded by the coding sequence GTGGACTTCGGTGTCGTGCTGCAGAACAACCCCCCGGCGTCGCGGGTGGTGGACCTGGCCCGCCTGGCGGAGACGCACGGCTTCTCGCACGTGTGGACGTTCGACTCCCACCTCCTCTGGCAGGAGCCGTTCGTCGTCTACAGCCAGATCCTGGCGCACACCCGCAAGGTGGTGGTCGGGCCGATGGTCACCAACCCCATCACCCGGGACGTGACCGTGACGGCGTCGGCCTTCGCCACGCTCAACGAGATGTTCGGCAACCGGACGGTCTGCGGGATCGGGCGCGGGGACTCCGCGGTCCGCGTCCTCAACGGCCGCCCCGCCACGCTCGCCCAGCTGCGCGACGCGGTGCACGTCATCCGGGAGCTCGGCAACGCCCGCCCGGTGGAGATCAACGGCTCCAGCGTGCGCTTCCCGTGGACGCTCAGCTCCCGGCTCGAGGTCTGGGTGGCCGGGTACGGTCCCAGGACCCTCGCCCTGACCGGCGACGTCGCGGACGGGTTCATCCTCCAGCTCGCCGACCCCGACGTCACCGCCTGGACGATCCGGGTGGTGCGCGAGGCCGCCGAGCGGGCCGGGCGCGACCCGGACTCCCTGCAGTTCTGCGTCGCCGCGCCCATGTACGTGGGGGAGGACCGCCCCCACATGCACGACCAGACCCGCTGGTTCGGCGGCATGGTGGGCAACCACGTCGCCGAGCTCGTCGCCCGGTACGGCGCGGACTCGGACCTGCCACGCTCGCTGACCGACTACATCGCCGGCCGCCGGGGCTACGACTACAACCAGCACGGCCGGGCCGGGAACACCCACACCGACTTCGTGCCCGACGAGGTGGTCGAGCGGTTCTGCCTCCTCGGCCCCTGGCCCGAGCACGTGGCCCGCCTCAAGGAGCTCGCCGCGCTCGGCGTCACCCAGTTCGCCGGCTACCTCATGCACGACAACAAGGAGGAGACGCTGCGCGAGTACGGCGAGCACGTCATCCCCGCGCTGCGGGCCCACGTCCTGGCGAAGGCATGA
- a CDS encoding endonuclease/exonuclease/phosphatase family protein — protein sequence MRGHGRWVGGLAAAATAAAGVLALGAPASADPDPVGTNRAERSPLRVATYNVSLNRPSEGGLVADLADGTDPQARAIAQVLQTTRPDVVLLNEFDHDDDGAAVDLFRQKYLEVSQHGESPVRYPYAFTAPVNTGVDSGYDLNNDGRTGTADDALGFGEFPGQYGMVVLSRYPIDADSVRTFQDFRWKDMPGALLPDDPTTDEPADWYSPEELDVLPLSSKSHWDVPVETGRGTVHVLASHPTPPTFDGPEDRNGLRNHDEIRFWADYVGSRRDSAYIYDDEGTEGGLRPGSRFVVVGDQNADPHDGDSVPGAVDQLLDHPRIRDPRPTSQGAVEAAAVQGGANNHHEGDAALDTADFADDAPGNLRVDYALPSKNLVVRGSGVFWPMADQAGSELTGMYPFPTSDHRLVWVDLWVPGGH from the coding sequence ATGCGAGGACATGGGCGGTGGGTCGGCGGACTGGCCGCCGCGGCGACTGCCGCGGCGGGCGTGCTCGCGCTCGGGGCGCCGGCGTCGGCAGACCCGGACCCCGTGGGGACCAACCGCGCCGAGCGCTCGCCGCTGCGGGTCGCGACCTACAACGTCTCGCTGAACCGCCCGTCCGAGGGGGGCCTGGTGGCCGACCTCGCCGACGGCACGGACCCGCAGGCCCGGGCGATCGCCCAGGTGCTGCAGACCACGCGGCCCGACGTCGTCCTGCTCAACGAGTTCGACCACGACGACGACGGCGCGGCGGTGGACCTGTTCCGCCAGAAGTACCTCGAGGTGTCCCAGCACGGCGAGTCGCCCGTCCGCTACCCGTACGCCTTCACCGCGCCGGTGAACACCGGGGTGGACTCCGGTTACGACCTCAACAACGACGGCCGGACGGGCACGGCCGACGACGCGCTCGGGTTCGGCGAGTTCCCCGGCCAGTACGGGATGGTCGTGCTCTCGCGCTACCCGATCGACGCCGACAGCGTGCGCACCTTCCAGGACTTCCGCTGGAAGGACATGCCCGGCGCGCTCCTGCCGGACGACCCGACCACCGACGAGCCGGCCGACTGGTACAGCCCCGAGGAGCTGGACGTCCTTCCGCTGTCGAGCAAGTCGCACTGGGACGTCCCCGTGGAGACCGGCCGCGGGACGGTGCACGTGCTCGCGTCGCACCCGACGCCGCCGACGTTCGACGGGCCGGAGGACCGCAACGGCCTGCGCAACCACGACGAGATCCGGTTCTGGGCGGACTACGTCGGCAGCCGCCGGGACAGCGCCTACATCTACGACGACGAGGGCACCGAGGGCGGGCTGCGGCCCGGGAGCCGCTTCGTGGTCGTGGGCGACCAGAACGCCGACCCGCACGACGGCGACTCCGTCCCGGGCGCCGTCGACCAGCTTCTCGACCACCCGCGCATCCGCGACCCGCGGCCCACGTCGCAGGGGGCGGTCGAGGCCGCCGCCGTCCAGGGCGGGGCGAACAACCACCACGAGGGCGACGCCGCCCTGGACACGGCGGACTTCGCCGACGACGCGCCCGGCAACCTCCGGGTCGACTACGCGCTGCCGTCGAAGAACCTGGTCGTCCGCGGCTCGGGCGTGTTCTGGCCGATGGCGGACCAGGCCGGTTCCGAGCTGACCGGCATGTACCCGTTCCCGACGTCGGACCACCGCCTCGTGTGGGTGGACCTCTGGGTGCCGGGCGGGCACTGA
- the proC gene encoding pyrroline-5-carboxylate reductase: MRVGFIGAGNMAGAIVRGIVAEGTVPPEDLTVTSAHGRSAQALARETGVDAAADNLELVERTGPGGVVVVAVKPYLFAEVLEPLADTLADLDSLVVSLAAGLTLDTLGSMLAPGQSVVRVMPNVNAMVGAGMAAVCGNAATTEDQVDAVVGLFETVGSALVLPERLFPVYSAIAGSAPAYAALFVEALARAAVRNGMPKAQATRIAAQTMLGTARTLLEKGVAPTQLADMVSSPGGTTVAGTVALEDAGFSAAVVRGIQAAVDRDAEIAAG; the protein is encoded by the coding sequence ATGAGGGTCGGGTTCATCGGGGCGGGCAACATGGCCGGGGCCATCGTGCGCGGGATCGTCGCGGAGGGCACGGTGCCGCCCGAGGACCTGACGGTGACGAGCGCCCACGGCCGCTCGGCGCAGGCGCTCGCGCGCGAGACGGGCGTGGACGCGGCGGCCGACAACCTCGAGCTCGTCGAGCGCACCGGGCCCGGCGGGGTGGTGGTGGTCGCGGTCAAGCCGTACCTGTTCGCGGAGGTGCTGGAGCCGCTCGCGGACACCCTCGCCGACCTGGACTCGCTCGTCGTCTCGCTCGCCGCCGGGCTGACCCTGGACACGCTCGGCTCGATGCTCGCCCCCGGGCAGAGCGTCGTGCGGGTGATGCCCAACGTCAACGCGATGGTGGGGGCCGGCATGGCGGCCGTGTGCGGCAACGCGGCCACGACCGAGGACCAGGTCGACGCCGTGGTCGGTCTCTTCGAGACCGTCGGGTCCGCCCTCGTGCTGCCCGAACGCCTGTTCCCGGTCTACTCCGCGATCGCCGGCTCCGCCCCCGCGTACGCCGCCCTGTTCGTCGAGGCGCTGGCCCGGGCCGCGGTCCGCAACGGCATGCCGAAGGCCCAGGCCACCCGGATCGCCGCGCAGACCATGCTCGGCACCGCGCGCACGCTCCTGGAGAAGGGCGTCGCGCCCACCCAGCTGGCCGACATGGTCTCCTCCCCCGGCGGCACGACGGTCGCCGGCACGGTCGCGCTGGAGGACGCGGGGTTCTCGGCGGCCGTCGTGCGCGGCATCCAGGCGGCGGTGGACCGGGACGCGGAGATCGCGGCGGGCTGA
- the hydA gene encoding dihydropyrimidinase, translated as MKTLVTGGTVVSSTGRSEADVLIDGETIAAVLPPGSTVLGFDVAANVDTVIDATGKYVIPGGIDAHTHMEMPFGGTFASDTFESGTTAAAWGGTTTIVDFVVQYPGQHPVEQYQAWHGKADGSSAIDYGFHQILSDVQDSTLTAMNELMDEGVTSFKLFTAYKGVFLSDDGQILRAMQRAADTGAMIMGHAENGSVIDVLVQQAIERGDTDPIYHGLTRPWQAEAEATHRLIMLADLTGAPLYIVHVSARQAADQIAAARARGQNVFGETCPQYLYLSLEEQLGAPGFEGAKWVCSTPLRSRAEGHQNHLWHSLRTNHLQVVSTDHCPFCMKDQKEMGVGNFSKIPNGIGGVEHRMDLLYQGVVTGEITLERWVELCCVTPARMFGLYGRKGVIAPGADGDVVVYDPNGHTSIGVGRTHHMNMDYSAYEGFEVDGHVDTVISRGAVVVDGGQFHGRPGHGKYLRRCLSQYLV; from the coding sequence GTGAAGACCCTCGTCACCGGTGGCACCGTCGTCAGCTCGACCGGCCGCTCGGAGGCCGACGTCCTCATCGACGGCGAGACCATCGCGGCCGTCCTGCCGCCGGGCTCGACGGTCCTGGGTTTCGACGTCGCCGCCAACGTCGACACGGTGATCGACGCGACCGGCAAGTACGTCATCCCGGGCGGGATCGACGCCCACACCCACATGGAGATGCCCTTCGGCGGCACCTTCGCCTCGGACACCTTCGAGTCCGGGACGACGGCGGCAGCCTGGGGCGGCACCACCACGATCGTCGACTTCGTGGTCCAGTACCCCGGCCAGCACCCGGTGGAGCAGTACCAGGCCTGGCACGGCAAGGCCGACGGGAGCTCCGCGATCGACTACGGGTTCCACCAGATCCTCTCGGACGTGCAGGACTCCACCCTCACGGCGATGAACGAGCTGATGGACGAGGGCGTGACGAGCTTCAAGCTCTTCACCGCCTACAAGGGCGTCTTCCTCTCCGACGACGGCCAGATCCTCAGGGCGATGCAGCGCGCCGCGGACACGGGCGCGATGATCATGGGCCACGCCGAGAACGGCTCCGTCATCGACGTGCTGGTCCAGCAGGCGATCGAGCGCGGGGACACGGACCCGATCTACCACGGCCTCACCCGGCCGTGGCAGGCGGAGGCGGAGGCCACCCACCGGCTCATCATGCTGGCCGACCTCACCGGCGCACCGCTCTACATCGTGCACGTCTCGGCCAGGCAGGCCGCCGACCAGATCGCCGCCGCCCGCGCGCGGGGGCAGAACGTCTTCGGCGAGACGTGCCCGCAGTACCTCTACCTCTCCCTCGAGGAGCAGCTCGGCGCCCCCGGCTTCGAGGGCGCCAAGTGGGTGTGCTCGACCCCGCTGCGCTCGCGGGCGGAGGGCCACCAGAACCACCTGTGGCACTCGCTGCGCACCAACCACCTCCAGGTCGTCTCCACCGACCACTGCCCCTTCTGCATGAAGGACCAGAAGGAGATGGGCGTGGGCAACTTCTCCAAGATCCCCAACGGGATCGGCGGGGTCGAGCACCGGATGGACCTGCTGTACCAGGGCGTCGTCACCGGCGAGATCACCCTCGAGCGGTGGGTGGAGCTGTGCTGCGTCACCCCGGCGCGGATGTTCGGCCTGTACGGGCGCAAGGGGGTCATCGCCCCCGGGGCCGACGGCGACGTCGTCGTGTACGACCCGAACGGGCACACGAGCATCGGGGTCGGCAGGACCCACCACATGAACATGGACTACTCCGCCTACGAGGGGTTCGAGGTCGACGGGCACGTCGACACCGTCATCTCCCGCGGCGCGGTCGTGGTCGACGGCGGTCAGTTCCACGGCCGGCCGGGCCACGGGAAGTACCTGCGCCGCTGCCTGTCCCAGTACCTGGTGTAG